A section of the Perognathus longimembris pacificus isolate PPM17 chromosome 7, ASM2315922v1, whole genome shotgun sequence genome encodes:
- the Rad54l gene encoding DNA repair and recombination protein RAD54-like isoform X1: MRRSLAPSQLARRKPEGRSSEDEDWQPGAATPKKRKSSSEAQIQECFLSPFRKPLTQLTNRPPCLDSSQHEAFIRSILSKPFKVPIPNYQGPLGSRALGLKRAGVRRALHDPLEEGALVLYEPPPLSAHDQLKLDKEKLPVHVVVDPILSKVLRPHQREGVKFLWECVTSRRIPGSHGCIMADEMGLGKTLQCITLMWTLLRQSPDCKPEIDKAVVVSPSSLVKNWYNEVGKWLGGRIQPLAIDGGSKDEIDRKLEGFMNQRGARVPSPILIISYETFRLHVGILQKGSVGLVICDEGHRLKNSENQTYQALDSLNTSRRVLISGTPIQNDLLEYFSLVHFVNSGILGTANEFKKHFELPILKSRDAAASEADRQLGEERLRELIGIVNRCLIRRTSDILSKYLPVKIEQVVCCRLTPLQAELYKRFLRQAKPAEELHEGKMSVSSLSSITSLKKLCNHPALIYDKCVAEEDGFEGALDIFPPGYSSKAVEPQLSGKMLVLDYILAVTRSCSSDKVVLVSNYTQTLDLFEKLCRARRYLYVRLDGTMSIKKRAKVVERFNSVSSPDFVFMLSSKAGGCGLNLIGANRLVMFDPDWNPANDEQAMARVWRDGQKKTCYIYRLLSAGTIEEKILQRQSHKKALSSCVVDEEQDVERHFSLGELKELFTLDEASLSDTHDRLHCRRCVNNRQVRPPPDGSDCTSDLAQWNHTTDKRGLQDEVLKAAWDAASTAITFVFHQRSHEEQRGLR, from the exons gaaGCATTTATTCGAAGCATTTTGTCAAAGCCTTTCAAAGTTCCTATTCCAAATTATCAAG GTCCCCTGGGTTCTCGAGCATTGGGTCTGAAAAGAGCTGGGGTCCGCCGGGCCCTCCATGACCCCCTGGAGGAAGGTGCTTTGGTTCTGTATGAGCCTCCCCCACTGAGCGCCCATGACCAGCTGAAGCTTGACAA GGAAAAACTACCAGTCCATGTGGTTGTTGATCCTATTCTCAGTAAGGTTTTGCGACCTCATCAGAGAGAG GGAGTGAAGTTCCTGTGGGAGTGTGTCACCAGTCGACGCATCCCTGGCAGTCATGGTTGCATCATGGCCGATGAGATGGGCCTGGGGAAGACGCTGCAGTGCATCACATTGATGTGGACACTTTTACGCCAGAGTCCAGATTGCAAGCCAGAAATTGACAAAGCAGTGGTGGTCTCACCCTCCAGCCTGGTGAAGAACTGGTACAATGAGGTTGGGAAATGGCTTGGAGGGAGGATCCAACCTCTGGCCATTGATGGAGGATCCAAAGATGAGATAGACCGAAAGCTGG AAGGATTTATGAACCAGCGTGGAGCTAGAGTTCCTTCTCCCATCCTCATCATTTCCTATGAGACCTTCCGCCTCCACGTTGGAATCCTTCAGAAAGGCAGTGTTGGATTGGTCATATGTGATGAG GGACACAGGCTCAAGAACTCTGAGAATCAGACTTACCAGGCTTTGGATAGCTTGAATACCAGTCGGCGGGTGCTCATCTCTGGAACCCCCATCCAGAATGATTTGCTTGAATATTTCAGCTTGGTACATTTTGTAAATTCTGGCATCCTAG GGACTGCCAATGAGTTCAAGAAGCACTTTGAGTTGCCAATACTGAAGAGTCGAGATGCAGCTGCCAGTGAGGCAGACAGGCAGCTGGGAGAGGAGCGGCTCCGGGAGCTTATTGGCATCGTGAATAG GTGTCTCATACGGAGGACATCTGATATACTTTCTAAATATCTGCCTGTGAAGATTGAACAAGTGGTTTGTTGCAG ACTGACACCCCTTCAAGCTGAATTATACAAGAGATTTTTGCGACAGGCTAAGCCGGCAGAAGAATTACATGAGGGCAAGATGAGTGTATCTTCACTTTCTTCCATTACCTCATTGAAGAAGCTTTGTAATC atCCAGCGCTAATCTATGACAAGTGTGTGGCAGAGGAGGATGGTTTTGAGGGTGCATTGGACATTTTCCCTCCTGGTTACAGCTCTAAGGCTGTAGAGCCACAGCTGTCAG GTAAAATGCTGGTTCTGGATTACATTCTGGCCGTGACCCGAAGCTGCAGCAGTGACAAAGTGGTGCTGGTGTCTAATTATACCCAGACGTTGGATCTCTTTGAGAAGCTCTGCCGGGCCCGAAG GTATTTGTATGTCCGCTTGGATGGCACAATGTCCATTAAGAAGCGAGCCAAAGTTGTGGAGCGCTTCAACAGTGTATCA aGCCCTGATTTTGTTTTCATGCTGAGCAGCaaagctggaggctgtggcctaaATCTCATTGGGGCGAACCGGCTGGTCATGTTTGACCCGGACTGGAACCCAGCCAATGATGAACAAGCCATGGCCCGGGTCTGGCGTGATGGTCAAAAGAAGACTTGCTATATTTACCGCCTACTTTCT GCAGGCACAATTGAGGAGAAGATCCTCCAACGGCAGAGTCACAAGAAGGCGCTGAGTAGCTGCGTGGTAGATGAAGAACAGGATGTGGAGCGCCACTTCTCTCTGGGTGAACTGAAGGAGCTGTTTACTCTGGATGAGGCCAGCCTCAGTGACACACATGACAG GCTGCACTGCCGACGTTGTGTCAACAACCGCCAGGTCCGGCCACCCCCTGATGGCTCTGACTGCACTTCAGACCTGGCTCAGTGGAACCATACTACAGATAAGCGGGGGCTCCAGGATGAGGTCCTCAAGGCTGCCTGGGATGCTGCCTCCACCGCCATCACCTTTGTCTTTCACCAGCGTTCCCATGAGGAGCAGCGCGGTCTCCGTTGA
- the Rad54l gene encoding DNA repair and recombination protein RAD54-like isoform X2, which yields MRRSLAPSQLARRKPEGRSSEDEDWQPGAATPKKRKSSSEAQIQECFLSPFRKPLTQLTNRPPCLDSSQHEAFIRSILSKPFKVPIPNYQGPLGSRALGLKRAGVRRALHDPLEEGALVLYEPPPLSAHDQLKLDNKVLRPHQREGVKFLWECVTSRRIPGSHGCIMADEMGLGKTLQCITLMWTLLRQSPDCKPEIDKAVVVSPSSLVKNWYNEVGKWLGGRIQPLAIDGGSKDEIDRKLEGFMNQRGARVPSPILIISYETFRLHVGILQKGSVGLVICDEGHRLKNSENQTYQALDSLNTSRRVLISGTPIQNDLLEYFSLVHFVNSGILGTANEFKKHFELPILKSRDAAASEADRQLGEERLRELIGIVNRCLIRRTSDILSKYLPVKIEQVVCCRLTPLQAELYKRFLRQAKPAEELHEGKMSVSSLSSITSLKKLCNHPALIYDKCVAEEDGFEGALDIFPPGYSSKAVEPQLSGKMLVLDYILAVTRSCSSDKVVLVSNYTQTLDLFEKLCRARRYLYVRLDGTMSIKKRAKVVERFNSVSSPDFVFMLSSKAGGCGLNLIGANRLVMFDPDWNPANDEQAMARVWRDGQKKTCYIYRLLSAGTIEEKILQRQSHKKALSSCVVDEEQDVERHFSLGELKELFTLDEASLSDTHDRLHCRRCVNNRQVRPPPDGSDCTSDLAQWNHTTDKRGLQDEVLKAAWDAASTAITFVFHQRSHEEQRGLR from the exons gaaGCATTTATTCGAAGCATTTTGTCAAAGCCTTTCAAAGTTCCTATTCCAAATTATCAAG GTCCCCTGGGTTCTCGAGCATTGGGTCTGAAAAGAGCTGGGGTCCGCCGGGCCCTCCATGACCCCCTGGAGGAAGGTGCTTTGGTTCTGTATGAGCCTCCCCCACTGAGCGCCCATGACCAGCTGAAGCTTGACAA TAAGGTTTTGCGACCTCATCAGAGAGAG GGAGTGAAGTTCCTGTGGGAGTGTGTCACCAGTCGACGCATCCCTGGCAGTCATGGTTGCATCATGGCCGATGAGATGGGCCTGGGGAAGACGCTGCAGTGCATCACATTGATGTGGACACTTTTACGCCAGAGTCCAGATTGCAAGCCAGAAATTGACAAAGCAGTGGTGGTCTCACCCTCCAGCCTGGTGAAGAACTGGTACAATGAGGTTGGGAAATGGCTTGGAGGGAGGATCCAACCTCTGGCCATTGATGGAGGATCCAAAGATGAGATAGACCGAAAGCTGG AAGGATTTATGAACCAGCGTGGAGCTAGAGTTCCTTCTCCCATCCTCATCATTTCCTATGAGACCTTCCGCCTCCACGTTGGAATCCTTCAGAAAGGCAGTGTTGGATTGGTCATATGTGATGAG GGACACAGGCTCAAGAACTCTGAGAATCAGACTTACCAGGCTTTGGATAGCTTGAATACCAGTCGGCGGGTGCTCATCTCTGGAACCCCCATCCAGAATGATTTGCTTGAATATTTCAGCTTGGTACATTTTGTAAATTCTGGCATCCTAG GGACTGCCAATGAGTTCAAGAAGCACTTTGAGTTGCCAATACTGAAGAGTCGAGATGCAGCTGCCAGTGAGGCAGACAGGCAGCTGGGAGAGGAGCGGCTCCGGGAGCTTATTGGCATCGTGAATAG GTGTCTCATACGGAGGACATCTGATATACTTTCTAAATATCTGCCTGTGAAGATTGAACAAGTGGTTTGTTGCAG ACTGACACCCCTTCAAGCTGAATTATACAAGAGATTTTTGCGACAGGCTAAGCCGGCAGAAGAATTACATGAGGGCAAGATGAGTGTATCTTCACTTTCTTCCATTACCTCATTGAAGAAGCTTTGTAATC atCCAGCGCTAATCTATGACAAGTGTGTGGCAGAGGAGGATGGTTTTGAGGGTGCATTGGACATTTTCCCTCCTGGTTACAGCTCTAAGGCTGTAGAGCCACAGCTGTCAG GTAAAATGCTGGTTCTGGATTACATTCTGGCCGTGACCCGAAGCTGCAGCAGTGACAAAGTGGTGCTGGTGTCTAATTATACCCAGACGTTGGATCTCTTTGAGAAGCTCTGCCGGGCCCGAAG GTATTTGTATGTCCGCTTGGATGGCACAATGTCCATTAAGAAGCGAGCCAAAGTTGTGGAGCGCTTCAACAGTGTATCA aGCCCTGATTTTGTTTTCATGCTGAGCAGCaaagctggaggctgtggcctaaATCTCATTGGGGCGAACCGGCTGGTCATGTTTGACCCGGACTGGAACCCAGCCAATGATGAACAAGCCATGGCCCGGGTCTGGCGTGATGGTCAAAAGAAGACTTGCTATATTTACCGCCTACTTTCT GCAGGCACAATTGAGGAGAAGATCCTCCAACGGCAGAGTCACAAGAAGGCGCTGAGTAGCTGCGTGGTAGATGAAGAACAGGATGTGGAGCGCCACTTCTCTCTGGGTGAACTGAAGGAGCTGTTTACTCTGGATGAGGCCAGCCTCAGTGACACACATGACAG GCTGCACTGCCGACGTTGTGTCAACAACCGCCAGGTCCGGCCACCCCCTGATGGCTCTGACTGCACTTCAGACCTGGCTCAGTGGAACCATACTACAGATAAGCGGGGGCTCCAGGATGAGGTCCTCAAGGCTGCCTGGGATGCTGCCTCCACCGCCATCACCTTTGTCTTTCACCAGCGTTCCCATGAGGAGCAGCGCGGTCTCCGTTGA